Proteins encoded by one window of Nisaea sediminum:
- a CDS encoding glutamine synthetase family protein, whose translation MAGKLSFDELKAAVGSGEIDTVLAVQIDMQGRLMGKRFHAEFFCESAYEETHSCNYLQANDMEMYTVEGYKATSWEKGYGDYTMKPDLSTIRRIPWLEGTALVFCDLLDHHTHEEVAHSPRAILKKQVKRLEALGMKAFMASELEFFVFKQSFEEAHAQGYRNLDVISPYNEDYHIFQTTKEEGLMRAIRNGLHGADVPVENSKGEADAGQEEINVRYAEALTMADRHVLIKNGCKEIAWAQGRAISFLAKWNYDYAGNSSHIHQSLWTLDGKPLFFDPDAKYGMSEMMQSYLAGLLAHAKEITCFLAPYINSYKRFVAGTFAPTKIVWSMDNRTAGFRVCGDGTKAVRVECRIGGSDLNPYLAMAALIAAGLDGIEKKMKLEGEFKGDAYVGTGVPEIPATLRQAADELDGSKMLRAAFGDDVIDHYVHAARWEQAEYDRRVTDWEVNRGFERA comes from the coding sequence ATGGCAGGCAAGCTCAGCTTCGACGAATTGAAGGCGGCCGTCGGAAGCGGCGAGATCGATACCGTTCTCGCGGTCCAGATCGACATGCAGGGACGGCTGATGGGCAAACGGTTCCATGCCGAGTTCTTCTGCGAGAGCGCCTACGAGGAGACCCACAGCTGCAACTATCTCCAGGCGAACGACATGGAGATGTACACGGTCGAGGGCTACAAGGCGACGAGCTGGGAAAAGGGCTACGGCGATTACACGATGAAGCCGGATCTCTCGACGATCCGCCGCATTCCGTGGCTCGAAGGCACGGCGCTGGTGTTCTGCGACCTGCTCGACCATCACACCCACGAAGAGGTCGCGCATTCGCCGCGCGCGATCCTGAAGAAGCAGGTCAAGCGGCTGGAAGCGCTGGGCATGAAGGCCTTCATGGCCTCCGAGCTGGAATTCTTCGTCTTCAAGCAGAGCTTCGAGGAAGCCCACGCGCAGGGATACCGCAATCTCGACGTGATCAGTCCCTATAACGAGGACTACCACATCTTCCAGACGACCAAGGAAGAGGGCCTGATGCGGGCGATCCGCAACGGCCTGCACGGCGCCGACGTGCCGGTGGAGAACTCCAAGGGCGAAGCGGACGCCGGCCAGGAAGAGATCAATGTGCGCTATGCCGAGGCGCTGACCATGGCCGACCGGCATGTGCTGATCAAGAACGGCTGCAAGGAGATCGCCTGGGCGCAGGGCCGCGCGATCAGCTTCCTCGCAAAATGGAATTACGACTATGCGGGCAACTCCTCGCACATCCACCAGTCGCTCTGGACGCTGGACGGTAAGCCGCTGTTCTTCGATCCGGACGCCAAATACGGCATGTCGGAGATGATGCAGAGCTACCTCGCTGGACTGCTGGCGCATGCCAAGGAGATCACCTGTTTCCTTGCGCCCTACATCAATTCCTACAAGCGCTTCGTCGCCGGCACCTTCGCGCCGACCAAGATCGTCTGGTCGATGGACAACCGCACGGCCGGTTTCCGCGTCTGCGGCGACGGCACCAAGGCGGTGCGTGTCGAGTGCCGGATCGGCGGCTCGGACCTCAATCCCTATCTCGCCATGGCGGCGCTGATTGCCGCCGGGCTCGACGGGATCGAGAAGAAGATGAAGCTCGAAGGCGAGTTCAAGGGCGATGCCTATGTCGGCACCGGCGTTCCGGAGATCCCCGCCACGCTCCGCCAGGCGGCCGACGAGCTCGACGGCTCGAAGATGCTGCGGGCGGCCTTCGGCGACGACGTGATCGACCATTATGTGCATGCGGCCCGCTGGGAGCAGGCCGAATACGACCGTCGGGTGACCGACTGGGAAGTGAATCGCGGGTTTGAAAGGGCCTGA